A window of the Proteobacteria bacterium CG1_02_64_396 genome harbors these coding sequences:
- a CDS encoding phosphoenolpyruvate--protein phosphotransferase, whose amino-acid sequence MILTPEALARSNGSGAQINGVGIGRRMELGVVYRLDRGDLDVPERSVSARMIEFEIARFEQAIRQTKGQLAAAKQMVSNLGSRDPAILIEAHELLLQDPTLLDGVVRRIRERSINAEWAVKQQIGEICDLFRNLPDPYIKERAVDVLQVGQRVMRALLGSEDGDGWRAIPEGSVVVAEDITPVDTSHLAHRKIKAFVTEGGGLTSHTAVIARSLGIPAVVGAMGVMTQVETGDLVLVDAQTGLVVVNPAPDLIQESLERISLQGQRFQEIMGRVQEAALTLDGERIVIEANVDLPDEIPTLEASGAEGVGLYRTEFLYLDRSDLPDEEEHFQAYLRLVRRSKGMVTIRTLDIGADKALPQIPTLHAINPALGLRGLRLCLRFTELFRPQLRALMRVAAIAPDRVRILLPMVTSVGEVLRVREMLREESQALAQAKIVHHPNPPLGVMIETPAALTIADLFAPHVEFFSIGTNDLVQYTLAVDRDDEHVASLYDPEHPAILRGILQLVGVGQRFGVDVGICGELAGMERFTELLVGLGLRRLSMAPRSIPYIKDLVRSLDAAAARQQLGDRIKALGG is encoded by the coding sequence ATGATCCTCACCCCCGAGGCATTGGCCCGCTCCAACGGTTCGGGTGCTCAGATCAACGGGGTTGGGATCGGTCGGCGCATGGAGCTGGGGGTGGTCTATCGGCTCGACCGGGGCGACCTCGATGTGCCGGAGCGCAGCGTTTCGGCCCGGATGATCGAGTTTGAAATTGCCCGTTTCGAACAGGCAATCCGGCAAACCAAAGGGCAACTGGCCGCTGCCAAGCAGATGGTCAGCAACCTAGGTAGCCGCGATCCTGCCATTTTGATTGAGGCCCACGAGCTGCTGCTGCAAGACCCGACCCTGCTCGATGGGGTCGTCCGCCGCATTCGCGAGCGCTCCATCAACGCCGAGTGGGCGGTGAAACAGCAGATCGGCGAGATCTGCGACCTCTTTCGCAATCTGCCCGACCCCTACATCAAGGAGCGGGCGGTCGACGTGCTCCAGGTCGGACAGCGGGTGATGCGGGCACTGCTCGGCAGCGAGGATGGCGACGGCTGGCGGGCGATTCCCGAAGGGTCGGTGGTGGTCGCCGAGGACATCACCCCGGTCGACACCTCCCATCTGGCCCACCGTAAAATCAAAGCCTTTGTCACCGAAGGGGGGGGGCTGACCTCCCATACGGCGGTGATCGCCCGCTCCCTCGGCATTCCCGCTGTGGTCGGGGCCATGGGGGTCATGACCCAGGTCGAGACCGGCGATCTGGTGTTGGTCGATGCCCAGACCGGTCTGGTCGTTGTGAATCCCGCCCCCGACCTGATTCAGGAATCGCTGGAGCGGATCTCCCTGCAAGGGCAGCGCTTTCAAGAGATCATGGGGCGGGTGCAGGAGGCGGCCCTGACCCTTGATGGGGAGCGGATCGTCATTGAGGCCAACGTCGACCTGCCCGACGAGATCCCCACCTTAGAGGCCAGCGGTGCCGAGGGGGTCGGGCTCTATCGGACCGAATTTCTCTACCTCGACCGCAGCGATCTGCCCGACGAGGAGGAGCACTTCCAGGCCTACCTGCGGCTGGTGCGGCGCAGCAAGGGGATGGTGACGATTCGGACCCTCGACATCGGGGCCGACAAGGCGCTGCCGCAAATCCCGACCCTGCACGCCATCAATCCCGCCCTGGGGCTGCGCGGCTTGCGGCTGTGTCTGCGCTTCACCGAGTTGTTTCGCCCCCAATTGCGCGCCTTGATGCGGGTGGCGGCCATCGCCCCCGACCGGGTCCGTATTCTGCTACCGATGGTGACCTCGGTGGGGGAGGTGCTCAGGGTTCGAGAGATGTTGCGTGAAGAATCCCAGGCGTTAGCCCAGGCCAAAATCGTGCATCACCCCAATCCTCCCCTGGGGGTGATGATCGAAACCCCAGCCGCGCTCACCATTGCCGACCTCTTCGCCCCTCACGTCGAATTTTTCTCGATTGGGACCAACGATCTGGTGCAGTACACCCTGGCGGTCGACCGCGACGACGAACATGTCGCCTCTCTCTACGATCCGGAGCATCCGGCGATTTTGCGGGGGATCCTGCAACTGGTCGGGGTCGGACAACGGTTCGGGGTCGACGTGGGGATCTGTGGCGAGCTTGCGGGGATGGAGCGGTTCACCGAGTTGTTGGTGGGGCTGGGGCTGCGGCGGCTGTCGATGGCCCCCCGTTCCATCCCCTACATCAAGGATTTGGTGCGTAGCCTCGACGCTGCCGCTGCCCGGCAGCAGTTGGGGGATCGCATCAAGGCCTTGGGGGGCTGA
- a CDS encoding RNase adaptor protein RapZ, with product MGWRGRRIVLISGLSGAGCSTALHALEDQGFESVDNAPLSLLPEVARRCFEQHPDRPIALGFDIRNADEMAQWQGLRAQLDPIAETSLLFLECDEGVILRRYSETRRRHPVGAGRALREAVALEYDLLAPVRQEAELRIDTTAMNVHQLRRAVIDRLGMKGDPALVLLSFGFKRGLPMEADFLFDARFLPNPYFDPDLRPLSGCDRPVADFLQGHDEVGHYLDSIEALMRQVLPGFAQALKRYVTIAIGCTGGQHRSVYLIEGLAHRLASHYPDLLVRHRDKVDPPDSPPHSTD from the coding sequence GTGGGTTGGCGAGGTCGGCGCATCGTTTTGATTTCGGGCTTGTCGGGTGCTGGATGTTCCACTGCCCTGCATGCCCTCGAAGATCAAGGGTTCGAAAGCGTCGACAACGCCCCCCTTTCGTTGCTCCCCGAGGTCGCTCGCCGCTGTTTCGAACAGCACCCCGATCGTCCCATTGCCCTGGGCTTCGATATTCGTAATGCCGATGAAATGGCGCAGTGGCAAGGGTTGCGGGCCCAGCTCGACCCCATCGCCGAGACCTCCCTGCTCTTTCTGGAGTGCGACGAGGGGGTGATTCTACGCCGCTACAGCGAAACGAGGCGGCGCCATCCGGTGGGGGCGGGGCGTGCGCTGCGCGAGGCGGTAGCGTTGGAGTACGACCTTTTGGCGCCGGTGCGTCAGGAGGCGGAGCTGCGCATCGATACCACCGCCATGAACGTACACCAGTTGCGCCGCGCGGTGATCGACCGCTTGGGCATGAAGGGGGATCCGGCCCTGGTGTTGCTCTCGTTCGGTTTTAAACGGGGGCTGCCGATGGAGGCCGATTTTCTGTTCGACGCCCGCTTTTTACCCAACCCCTACTTCGACCCCGATCTACGCCCCCTGAGTGGCTGCGACCGACCGGTTGCCGACTTTCTGCAGGGACATGACGAGGTGGGGCATTACCTTGATAGCATCGAGGCCTTGATGCGCCAGGTGCTGCCGGGGTTTGCCCAGGCGCTCAAGCGGTACGTCACCATCGCCATTGGCTGCACCGGTGGGCAACATCGCAGTGTCTATTTGATCGAGGGATTGGCCCACCGTTTGGCCAGCCACTACCCCGACCTGTTGGTACGGCACCGCGATAAGGTTGATCCACCCGACTCCCCCCCCCATTCCACCGATTAA
- a CDS encoding phosphocarrier protein HPr encodes MREATLHIVNRLGLHARASARFVQEASRFKSQVFLKKGDIEINAKSILGVMMLAAGPGSELTLRVEGEDEEQTVEALAALVANRFGEEQ; translated from the coding sequence ATGCGTGAGGCGACGCTGCACATCGTCAATCGCCTGGGTCTGCATGCCCGTGCCTCGGCCCGGTTCGTCCAAGAGGCCTCCCGCTTTAAAAGTCAGGTATTCCTTAAAAAAGGCGACATCGAGATCAACGCCAAGTCGATTCTTGGGGTGATGATGTTGGCCGCCGGGCCCGGCAGCGAATTGACCCTGCGGGTCGAGGGGGAGGACGAGGAGCAGACGGTCGAGGCGTTGGCCGCGCTGGTCGCCAACCGTTTCGGGGAGGAGCAATGA